One Corvus moneduloides isolate bCorMon1 chromosome 21, bCorMon1.pri, whole genome shotgun sequence DNA window includes the following coding sequences:
- the ST6GALNAC6 gene encoding alpha-N-acetylgalactosaminide alpha-2,6-sialyltransferase 6 isoform X2, which produces MSGSTSQRAAALGVLFALIMLLIIYSSGNGNEVFPYSRLRGRARRPPDLKKWGVKSGYLPVCGNKTLTARCHQCVIVTSSSHLLGTHLGTVIDGAECTIRMNDAPTTGYNADVGNKTSFRVVAHSSLYRVLKRPQEFVNKTPETIFIFWGPPTKMQKSLLKIIQRVCTSFPNMTAYVVSPGRMKQFDDLFRGETGKDREKSRSWLSTGWFTMVIAVELCDAVHVYGMVPPSYCGRRPPPRRLPYHYYEPKGPDECTTYIHNERSRRGNHHRFITEKRVFASWANLYNITFSHPTWT; this is translated from the exons ATGAGTGGCAGCACG AGCCAGCGTGCCGCCGCCCTGGGGGTCCTCTTTGCCCTGATCATGTTGCTGATCATCTACAGCTCTGGCAACGGGAACGAGGTCTTCCCCTACAGCCGCCTGCGGGGCAGAGCCCGCCGGCCCCCCGACCTCAAGAAGTGGGGCGTGAAAAGCGGGTACCTGCCAGTCTGTGGGAACAAG ACCCTGACTGCCCGCTGCCACCAATGCGTCATTGtcaccagctccagccaccTCCTGGGCACCCACCTGGGCACGGTCATCGACGGGGCTGAGTGCACCATCCGCATGAACGACGCTCCCACCACAGGCTACAATGCTGATGTGGGCAACAAGACCAGCTTCCGTGTGGTGGCTCATTCTAGCCTCTACCGTGTCCTCAAGCGGCCCCAGGAGTTTGTCAATAAGACCCCAGAGACCATCTTCATCTTCTGGGGGCCGCCCACCAAGATGCAGAAGAGTCTCCTGAAGATCATCCAGCGCGTCTGCACCTCCTTCCCCAACATGACAGCCTACGTTGTCTCCCCCGGCCGCATGAAGCAGTTTGATGACCTGTTTCGGGGTGAGACAGGGAAGGACAG GGAGAAGTCTCGCTCATGGCTCAGCACCGGCTGGTTCACCATGGTGATCGCGGTGGAGCTGTGTGACGCTGTCCACGTCTATGGCATGGTGCCACCCAGCTACTGCGG CCGCCGTCCCCCACCTCGCCGCCTGCCCTACCACTACTACGAGCCGAAGGGCCCCGATGAGTGCACGACCTACATCCACAACGAGCGGAGCCGCAGGGGCAATCACCACCGCTTTATCACTGAGAAGAGGGTCTTTGCCAGCTGGGCCAACCTCTACAACATCACCTTCTCCCACCCCACCTGGACCTAG
- the ST6GALNAC6 gene encoding alpha-N-acetylgalactosaminide alpha-2,6-sialyltransferase 6 isoform X3 produces the protein MRAPASSGNGNEVFPYSRLRGRARRPPDLKKWGVKSGYLPVCGNKTLTARCHQCVIVTSSSHLLGTHLGTVIDGAECTIRMNDAPTTGYNADVGNKTSFRVVAHSSLYRVLKRPQEFVNKTPETIFIFWGPPTKMQKSLLKIIQRVCTSFPNMTAYVVSPGRMKQFDDLFRGETGKDREKSRSWLSTGWFTMVIAVELCDAVHVYGMVPPSYCGRRPPPRRLPYHYYEPKGPDECTTYIHNERSRRGNHHRFITEKRVFASWANLYNITFSHPTWT, from the exons ATGAGAGCCCCCGCCAG CTCTGGCAACGGGAACGAGGTCTTCCCCTACAGCCGCCTGCGGGGCAGAGCCCGCCGGCCCCCCGACCTCAAGAAGTGGGGCGTGAAAAGCGGGTACCTGCCAGTCTGTGGGAACAAG ACCCTGACTGCCCGCTGCCACCAATGCGTCATTGtcaccagctccagccaccTCCTGGGCACCCACCTGGGCACGGTCATCGACGGGGCTGAGTGCACCATCCGCATGAACGACGCTCCCACCACAGGCTACAATGCTGATGTGGGCAACAAGACCAGCTTCCGTGTGGTGGCTCATTCTAGCCTCTACCGTGTCCTCAAGCGGCCCCAGGAGTTTGTCAATAAGACCCCAGAGACCATCTTCATCTTCTGGGGGCCGCCCACCAAGATGCAGAAGAGTCTCCTGAAGATCATCCAGCGCGTCTGCACCTCCTTCCCCAACATGACAGCCTACGTTGTCTCCCCCGGCCGCATGAAGCAGTTTGATGACCTGTTTCGGGGTGAGACAGGGAAGGACAG GGAGAAGTCTCGCTCATGGCTCAGCACCGGCTGGTTCACCATGGTGATCGCGGTGGAGCTGTGTGACGCTGTCCACGTCTATGGCATGGTGCCACCCAGCTACTGCGG CCGCCGTCCCCCACCTCGCCGCCTGCCCTACCACTACTACGAGCCGAAGGGCCCCGATGAGTGCACGACCTACATCCACAACGAGCGGAGCCGCAGGGGCAATCACCACCGCTTTATCACTGAGAAGAGGGTCTTTGCCAGCTGGGCCAACCTCTACAACATCACCTTCTCCCACCCCACCTGGACCTAG
- the ST6GALNAC6 gene encoding alpha-N-acetylgalactosaminide alpha-2,6-sialyltransferase 6 isoform X1, protein MAAPMFLERWDMPWARVALSPQQLFEHVNRCHMFGWVRWYLGPGVRGWAGILGCSEEQVVQELRELPQPYAGQGITGTAQPESLWTGVTDSGQRESRCRPWPSPPQGPGSTRRPRGAGGDGLPMRAPASSGNGNEVFPYSRLRGRARRPPDLKKWGVKSGYLPVCGNKTLTARCHQCVIVTSSSHLLGTHLGTVIDGAECTIRMNDAPTTGYNADVGNKTSFRVVAHSSLYRVLKRPQEFVNKTPETIFIFWGPPTKMQKSLLKIIQRVCTSFPNMTAYVVSPGRMKQFDDLFRGETGKDREKSRSWLSTGWFTMVIAVELCDAVHVYGMVPPSYCGRRPPPRRLPYHYYEPKGPDECTTYIHNERSRRGNHHRFITEKRVFASWANLYNITFSHPTWT, encoded by the exons ATGGCAGCTCCCATGTTCCTGGAGAGATGGGACATGCCATGGGCACGTGTGGCCCTGagcccacagcagctctttgaACATGTAAACAGATGCCACATGTTTGGATGGGTCCGGTGGTATCTGGGGCCGGGGGTGAGAGGATGGGCAGGCATCCTGGGGTGCAGTGAGGAGCAAGTGGTCCAGGAACTGCGGGAGCTGCCACAGCCCTACGCAGGGCAAGGCATCACCGGCACAGCGCAGCCAGAATCCCTGTGGACAGGCGTCACGGAT AGCGGGCAGCGTGAGTCCCGGTGCCGGCCATGGCCGAGCCCGCCGCAGGGGCCGGGCAGCACCCGCCGCCCGCGGGGCGCAGGAGGTGACGGTCTCCCCATGAGAGCCCCCGCCAG CTCTGGCAACGGGAACGAGGTCTTCCCCTACAGCCGCCTGCGGGGCAGAGCCCGCCGGCCCCCCGACCTCAAGAAGTGGGGCGTGAAAAGCGGGTACCTGCCAGTCTGTGGGAACAAG ACCCTGACTGCCCGCTGCCACCAATGCGTCATTGtcaccagctccagccaccTCCTGGGCACCCACCTGGGCACGGTCATCGACGGGGCTGAGTGCACCATCCGCATGAACGACGCTCCCACCACAGGCTACAATGCTGATGTGGGCAACAAGACCAGCTTCCGTGTGGTGGCTCATTCTAGCCTCTACCGTGTCCTCAAGCGGCCCCAGGAGTTTGTCAATAAGACCCCAGAGACCATCTTCATCTTCTGGGGGCCGCCCACCAAGATGCAGAAGAGTCTCCTGAAGATCATCCAGCGCGTCTGCACCTCCTTCCCCAACATGACAGCCTACGTTGTCTCCCCCGGCCGCATGAAGCAGTTTGATGACCTGTTTCGGGGTGAGACAGGGAAGGACAG GGAGAAGTCTCGCTCATGGCTCAGCACCGGCTGGTTCACCATGGTGATCGCGGTGGAGCTGTGTGACGCTGTCCACGTCTATGGCATGGTGCCACCCAGCTACTGCGG CCGCCGTCCCCCACCTCGCCGCCTGCCCTACCACTACTACGAGCCGAAGGGCCCCGATGAGTGCACGACCTACATCCACAACGAGCGGAGCCGCAGGGGCAATCACCACCGCTTTATCACTGAGAAGAGGGTCTTTGCCAGCTGGGCCAACCTCTACAACATCACCTTCTCCCACCCCACCTGGACCTAG
- the ST6GALNAC4 gene encoding alpha-N-acetyl-neuraminyl-2,3-beta-galactosyl-1,3-N-acetyl-galactosaminide alpha-2,6-sialyltransferase isoform X1 — protein sequence MKTLVQLFLTLVCAVVVAVLYILLSSKARVQPCCPGLGLRDSPTTSSIRSFQGYSRVPDGKPLERVLCRHCAIVSSSGQMLGSQLGEAIDRQECVVRMNHAPTAGYEQDVGTRSTIRVVSHTSVPLLLRNQPYFFQQSQETLYFIWGPAKKLNREKVGPTYQALLEVMEKYPQLQIYTLTEEKMTYCDDVFQNETGKNRMKSGSFLSTGWFTMILAMELCEQIHVFGMVSDSYCREKNHSSVPYHYFEKGKLDECKMYLMHELAHHAGHRFITEKAIFSRWAKRKNIVFNHSSWLCQCHVGHLLLSPGAGSLHLCSSSACFPSWWMGWEPSCLYMGRMSWTHGAPSAPNTCLDGPRETQFSTHSTRRSI from the exons ATGAAGACGCTG GTCCAGCTCTTCCTAACGCTGGTGTGCGCAGTGGTGGTGGCGGTGCTGTACATTCTGCTGAGCTCCAAAGCCCGCGTGCAGCCTTGCTGCCCGGGCCTGGGGCTGCGGGACAGCCCCACTACATCCAGCATCCGCAGCTTCCAGGGGTACAGCCGCGTTCCCGACGGGAAG CCGCTGGAGCGAGTGCTGTGCCGCCACTGTGCCATTGTCTCCAGCTCGGGGCAGATGCTGGGCTCGCAGCTAGGAGAGGCCATCGACCGGCAGGAGTGTGTTGTGCGCATGAACCATGCCCCCACCGCCGGCTACGAGCAGGACGTGGGGACACGCAGCACTATCCGAGTGGTCTCACACACCAGCGTTCCACTGCTGCTGAGGAACCAGCCCTACTTCTTCCAGCAGTCCCAGGAGACCCTCTACTTCATCTGGGGGCCAGCAAAGAAGTTGAACAGGGAGAAGGTGGGCCCAACCTACCAGGCACTGCTCGAGGTGATGGAAAAGTACCCCCAGTTGCAGATCTACACCCTGACTGAGGAGAAGATGACATACTGTGATGACGTCTTCCAGAATGAGACAGGGAAGAACAG GATGAAATCCGGCTCCTTCCTGAGCACAGGCTGGTTCACCATGATCCTGGCCATGGAGCTGTGCGAGCAAATCCATGTGTTCGGCATGGTCAGTGACAGCTACTGCAG ggagaaGAACCACTCCAGTGTGCCGTACCACTACTTTGAGAAGGGTAAGCTGGACGAGTGCAAGATGTACCTGATGCACGAGCTTGCTCACCATGCAGGGCACCGCTTCATCACTGAGAAAGCCATCTTCTCTCGCTGGGCCAAGAGGAAGAACATTGTCTTCAACCACTCATCCTGG ctctgccagtgccACGTTGGACACCTTTTGCTAAGCCCTGGAGCGGGGAGTctccatctctgcagcagcagtgcctgtttCCCCAGCTGGTGGATGGGCTGGGAACCCTCGTGTTTGTACATGGGGCGCATGAGCTGGACCCACGGAGCCCCATCAGCTCCAAACACCTGCTTGGATGGACCCAGGGAGACCCAGTTTTCCACCCACTCTACTAGGAGGAGTATTTAA
- the ST6GALNAC4 gene encoding alpha-N-acetyl-neuraminyl-2,3-beta-galactosyl-1,3-N-acetyl-galactosaminide alpha-2,6-sialyltransferase isoform X2, translating to MKTLPLERVLCRHCAIVSSSGQMLGSQLGEAIDRQECVVRMNHAPTAGYEQDVGTRSTIRVVSHTSVPLLLRNQPYFFQQSQETLYFIWGPAKKLNREKVGPTYQALLEVMEKYPQLQIYTLTEEKMTYCDDVFQNETGKNRMKSGSFLSTGWFTMILAMELCEQIHVFGMVSDSYCREKNHSSVPYHYFEKGKLDECKMYLMHELAHHAGHRFITEKAIFSRWAKRKNIVFNHSSWLCQCHVGHLLLSPGAGSLHLCSSSACFPSWWMGWEPSCLYMGRMSWTHGAPSAPNTCLDGPRETQFSTHSTRRSI from the exons ATGAAGACGCTG CCGCTGGAGCGAGTGCTGTGCCGCCACTGTGCCATTGTCTCCAGCTCGGGGCAGATGCTGGGCTCGCAGCTAGGAGAGGCCATCGACCGGCAGGAGTGTGTTGTGCGCATGAACCATGCCCCCACCGCCGGCTACGAGCAGGACGTGGGGACACGCAGCACTATCCGAGTGGTCTCACACACCAGCGTTCCACTGCTGCTGAGGAACCAGCCCTACTTCTTCCAGCAGTCCCAGGAGACCCTCTACTTCATCTGGGGGCCAGCAAAGAAGTTGAACAGGGAGAAGGTGGGCCCAACCTACCAGGCACTGCTCGAGGTGATGGAAAAGTACCCCCAGTTGCAGATCTACACCCTGACTGAGGAGAAGATGACATACTGTGATGACGTCTTCCAGAATGAGACAGGGAAGAACAG GATGAAATCCGGCTCCTTCCTGAGCACAGGCTGGTTCACCATGATCCTGGCCATGGAGCTGTGCGAGCAAATCCATGTGTTCGGCATGGTCAGTGACAGCTACTGCAG ggagaaGAACCACTCCAGTGTGCCGTACCACTACTTTGAGAAGGGTAAGCTGGACGAGTGCAAGATGTACCTGATGCACGAGCTTGCTCACCATGCAGGGCACCGCTTCATCACTGAGAAAGCCATCTTCTCTCGCTGGGCCAAGAGGAAGAACATTGTCTTCAACCACTCATCCTGG ctctgccagtgccACGTTGGACACCTTTTGCTAAGCCCTGGAGCGGGGAGTctccatctctgcagcagcagtgcctgtttCCCCAGCTGGTGGATGGGCTGGGAACCCTCGTGTTTGTACATGGGGCGCATGAGCTGGACCCACGGAGCCCCATCAGCTCCAAACACCTGCTTGGATGGACCCAGGGAGACCCAGTTTTCCACCCACTCTACTAGGAGGAGTATTTAA
- the ST6GALNAC4 gene encoding alpha-N-acetyl-neuraminyl-2,3-beta-galactosyl-1,3-N-acetyl-galactosaminide alpha-2,6-sialyltransferase isoform X3, which produces MKTLVQLFLTLVCAVVVAVLYILLSSKARVQPCCPGLGLRDSPTTSSIRSFQGYSRVPDGKPLERVLCRHCAIVSSSGQMLGSQLGEAIDRQECVVRMNHAPTAGYEQDVGTRSTIRVVSHTSVPLLLRNQPYFFQQSQETLYFIWGPAKKLNREKVGPTYQALLEVMEKYPQLQIYTLTEEKMTYCDDVFQNETGKNRMKSGSFLSTGWFTMILAMELCEQIHVFGMVSDSYCREKNHSSVPYHYFEKGKLDECKMYLMHELAHHAGHRFITEKAIFSRWAKRKNIVFNHSSWVGE; this is translated from the exons ATGAAGACGCTG GTCCAGCTCTTCCTAACGCTGGTGTGCGCAGTGGTGGTGGCGGTGCTGTACATTCTGCTGAGCTCCAAAGCCCGCGTGCAGCCTTGCTGCCCGGGCCTGGGGCTGCGGGACAGCCCCACTACATCCAGCATCCGCAGCTTCCAGGGGTACAGCCGCGTTCCCGACGGGAAG CCGCTGGAGCGAGTGCTGTGCCGCCACTGTGCCATTGTCTCCAGCTCGGGGCAGATGCTGGGCTCGCAGCTAGGAGAGGCCATCGACCGGCAGGAGTGTGTTGTGCGCATGAACCATGCCCCCACCGCCGGCTACGAGCAGGACGTGGGGACACGCAGCACTATCCGAGTGGTCTCACACACCAGCGTTCCACTGCTGCTGAGGAACCAGCCCTACTTCTTCCAGCAGTCCCAGGAGACCCTCTACTTCATCTGGGGGCCAGCAAAGAAGTTGAACAGGGAGAAGGTGGGCCCAACCTACCAGGCACTGCTCGAGGTGATGGAAAAGTACCCCCAGTTGCAGATCTACACCCTGACTGAGGAGAAGATGACATACTGTGATGACGTCTTCCAGAATGAGACAGGGAAGAACAG GATGAAATCCGGCTCCTTCCTGAGCACAGGCTGGTTCACCATGATCCTGGCCATGGAGCTGTGCGAGCAAATCCATGTGTTCGGCATGGTCAGTGACAGCTACTGCAG ggagaaGAACCACTCCAGTGTGCCGTACCACTACTTTGAGAAGGGTAAGCTGGACGAGTGCAAGATGTACCTGATGCACGAGCTTGCTCACCATGCAGGGCACCGCTTCATCACTGAGAAAGCCATCTTCTCTCGCTGGGCCAAGAGGAAGAACATTGTCTTCAACCACTCATCCTGGGTAGGCGAGTAG
- the DPM2 gene encoding dolichol phosphate-mannose biosynthesis regulatory protein, with the protein MATATDQLVGFGLVAFSLVLFVYYTLWIIVLPFIDSDHGIHQYFLPREYAVIIPVVAGLLLLLFIGVFIIFIMWKSRKPAKKSD; encoded by the exons ATG GCCACAGCGACGGACCAGCTGGTTGGGTTTGGCTTGGTCGCCTTCAGCCTCGTCCTCTTTGTTTACTATACGCTCTGGATCATCGTACTG cccttcaTCGACAGTGACCATGGGATCCACCAGTATTTCCTGCCTCGGGAATATGCAGTTATCATCCCTGTGgtggctgggctgctgctgctgctatttatAG gtgtttttataattttcatcATGTGGAAGAGCAGGAAACCTGCCAAGAAATCAGACTGA
- the FAM102A gene encoding protein FAM102A isoform X2, with product MSANPATGLLDPCICRVSVRKELKGGKTYSKLGFADLNLAEFAGSGSTVRCCLLEGYDTKNTRQDNSILKVTIGMSLLSGDPCFKTPPSTAKSITIPGQDSTLQLTCKGEGTTSSSSSSSTIGSLRQTKPRTAILSSGVPEEPDQNLSSPEEVFHSGHSRNSSYASQQSKISGYSTEHSRSSSMSDLTHRRNTSTSSSASGGLSMTVECPEGERDHKLEKPPRPPRPPLLLDRPSRRKKDSMESHPTRVDDTRIDADDIVEKIMQSQDFTDVSNTEDSNLRLFVSRDGTTTLSGIQLGNRVSSGVYEPVVIETH from the exons ATGAGTGCCAACCCTGCCACAGGACTCCTGGACCCCTGCATCTGCCGAGTGTCTGTCCGTAAG GAGCTGAAGGGCGGAAAAACCTACTCAAAG ctgggctttgctgatCTAAATCTGGCAGAATTTGCGGGCTCTGGATCCACTGTCCGTTGCTGCTTGCTGGAAGGATATGATACTAAGAATACCCGACAGGACAACTCCATCCTAAAG GTCACGATCGGAATGTCCCTGCTCTCTGGGGACCCCTGCTTCAAAAC GCCTCCTTCCACCGCCAAATCCATCACCATCCCGGGGCAGGACTCTACCCTGCAGCTGACCTGCAAGGGCGAGGgaaccaccagcagcagcagcagttcctccACAATTGGCTCCCTGCGCCAGACCAAGCCAAGAACTGCCATTCTCAGCTCAG GTGTCCCAGAAGAGCCGGATCAGAACCTGTCCAGCCCAGAGGAAGTTTTCCACTCAGGGCACTCGCGGAACTCGAGCTACGCCAGCCAGCAGTCCAAGATCTCTG GTTACAGCACGGAGCACTCCCGCTCCTCCAGCATGTCTGACCTGACCCACCGCCGGAACACGTCCACCAGCAGCAGCGCGTCCGGGGGGCTCAGCATGACCGTGGAATGTCCTGAGGGGGAGCGGGACCACAAACTGGAGAAGCCACCTCGCCCTCCCAGACCACCCCTGCTGCTGGACAGACCCTCCCG gaggaaaaaggatTCAATGGAGAGTCACCCAACCCGAGTGGATGACACCAGGATCGACGCTGATGATATAGTGGAGAAGATAATGCAGAGTCAGGACTTCACAGATGTCAGCAATACTGAAG ACAGTAACCTGAGGTTGTTTGTGAGCAGAGATGGAACAACTACACTGAGTGGTATTCAGCTGGGAAACAG GGTCTCATCTGGAGTTTACGAGCCAGTGGTGATTGAAACCCACTAA